The Melitaea cinxia chromosome 21, ilMelCinx1.1, whole genome shotgun sequence genome has a window encoding:
- the LOC123663994 gene encoding trafficking protein particle complex subunit 10, with the protein MKGVDNSPADREGMTNKPIITCAGDWNLFCTLEAPLVAAIPQDSCEWRRSYGRITKFVYLEGSFVKFNKDKNQSELNLLKRPIFHIYWTDCVDIEYYKTTLREDIEAWLKYLEKNNIADWMIVLVETYDIRKANKLLPRTTVLDKIKGDFAVKQTEDRFISVINPIKSEARSAESWRTLVAKLRHFVLVAYNKSLIKFEEYMREQREKRNDPEWDFCKYFILQEQLAFVLEMLGLYEEALVQYDELDALFSQFVLNSNVAESPKWLETFKQPVTSWQAVRLTALVPQNLRELIIKKKASLLDFRSYLFQRQSAMLLLTFKPWEIASRCLTTVHNTLVELTLLGAHAVDGAAACWAHLACVETLRACERLASTNQALEACTAMHAPLLHNAKDKLHELGKLCGLLPGSPDPTSEQLHLVVMLSAGMGDSEPNNQQSPTDRLKEALCSKHSFQQYYLELAELAMGTYKHIGRLRFARHIGRDLASFYSELGETSKAVVFLTDALRSYEEQGWRELAAQTRLELIAAAHKMNDVDRYTKLSARIASTAELEILVRNFYFEEMLKTIREKLADKEEPVLTELNDCFQIVSATLLPSERCVYITDNKIQCRFVVESHMPREVSCTRAAINVEVFEDKQTEKRTPVKNNKTDLSVSVSSQSNSPRKSTPDSTSENESNSLVTSIRLNDLKPKNPLLNPMNITSKLHYKEDKTLQKATVEFQNPKVTLKRSDSSKYRKPSATVKNNYETCFSATDIVLKPGLNEITVEYIAKKCGKFKLGQVSLLVEGKLEFLSNALIATKMGYEVETQGVTVYLNKVEPKKDLVAGIEQQMELVVNSGSSKIQENASIVLRTSTGLQIRLTDDKSQMSREISVPIEAIDPFQTTKIQLRLFSNLQPKREKNIEHMVWLTCPWWDAAMEVPLHFVPPMSASWRLLTSNTRKLIHVTLKSSVVHPMRFSLSNPTLDCGANNNVSDLNPKNAGDLIVDSDGTTASFMWELLKDPLVKAVPMKATFAVNYSLTKDGPSRRFCCPFDIQDYTTLFVIRTKLEPGKGSDFCRASQVCCLHLTVQRVNETEHTSLMYEVLADQTMWAVLGRTAGVITMESRSAEGQSVSLDVMPLGAGYLPLPAVRLSKYIAANTRDPKKDISAHPRLEPFSPGQVYHAGKAKQIHVLPPAPKDHVDINM; encoded by the exons ATGAAGGGGGTCGATAATTCACCAGCTGATCGCGAAGGGATGACAAACAAACCAATAATAACAT GTGCTGGAGATTGGAACTTATTCTGTACCTTAGAAGCACCTTTAGTGGCTGCCATTCCTCAAGATTCGTGTGAGTGGCGGAGGTCTTACGGTCGTATCactaagtttgtttatttggaaGGGTCTTTTGTAAAGTTTAATAAGGATAAAAACCAGTCAGAATTAAACCTACTAAAGAGACCTATATTCCACATTTATTGGACAGATTGTGTG GatatagaatattataaaacaacactCAGAGAAGATATTGAAGCATGGCTCAAATATTTAGAGAAAAACAATATAGCAGACTGGATGATAGTTTTAGTAGAGACTTACGATATAAGAAAAGCAAACAAATTACTGCCAAGGACTACcgttttagataaaataaaaggagATTTTGCAGTTAAACAGACAGAGGATAGATTTATTTCAGTTATTAATCCAATTAAGTCAGAAGCAAGGAGTGCCGAGTCCTGGCGTACTTTGGTGGCGAAATTGAGGCATTTTGTTTTGGTGGCATATAATAAATCACTAATAAAGTTTGAAGAGTACATGAGAGAACAGAGAGAAAAGAGAAATGATCCTGAATgggatttttgtaaatattttattttacaa GAACAATTAGCATTTGTACTTGAAATGCTTGGTCTCTATGAAGAGGCTCTTGTGCAATATGATGAATTGGATGCTTTATTTTCCCAATTTGTACTCAATTCTAATGTAGCAGAGAGTCCAAAATGGCTTGAAACTTTCAAACAACCAGTAACATCCTGGCAAGCAGTAAGACTGACAGCATTAGTACCACAGAATTTAAgagaattaattattaagaaaaaggCATCTCTATTAGACTTTAGAAGTTATTTATTCCAACGACAAAGTGCCATGTTATTACTTACTTTTAAGCCATGGGAG atcGCGTCCCGTTGTCTCACAACAGTTCACAATACACTAGTAGAGCTAACGTTACTCGGAGCGCACGCGGTCGACGGAGCGGCCGCGTGTTGGGCGCACTTGGCTTGCGTGGAGACGCTACGTGCGTGCGAGCGACTCGCCTCTACCAATCAAGCGCTTGAAGCTTGTACTGCTATGCACGCTCCCTTGTTACATAACGCTAAAGATAAG ttgCATGAGCTTGGTAAGCTTTGCGGCCTGCTGCCTGGTTCACCAGACCCAACGTCTGAACAATTACACCTGGTTGTGATGTTGTCTGCTGGGATGGGTGACAGTGAACCCAATAATCAGCAGAGTCCCACAGATAGACTGAAAGAAGCATTATGCAGTAAACACAGTTTCCAGCAATACTACTTGGAACTTGCAGAGCTCGCAATGGGCACATACAAACATATTGGAAGATTAAG ATTTGCCCGTCACATCGGTCGCGACCTAGCGTCGTTCTACTCCGAGCTGGGGGAGACGAGCAAGGCCGTCGTGTTCCTGACGGACGCGCTGCGCTCCTACGAGGAGCAGGGTTGGCGCGAGCTGGCGGCGCAGACGCGCCTCGAGCTCATCGCGGCCGCGCACAAGATGAACGACGTCGACAG ATATACAAAGCTCTCTGCTAGAATAGCTAGTACAGCCGAATTGGAGATTCTAGTcagaaatttttatttcgaagAAATGTTGAAAACCATAAGAGAAAAACTTGCTGATAAAGAAGAACCAGTACTAACGGAGCTCAATGACTGTTTTCAAATAGTCTCCGCAACATTACTGCCGTCCGAACGTTGTGTTTATATAACTGATAATAAGATTCAATGCCGTTTTGTTGTTGAGAGTCACATGCCCAGAGAGGTATCTTGTACTCGGGCGGCGATTAACGTAGAAGTATTCGAAGACAAACAAACGGAAAAAAGGACACCGGTGAAGAATAATAAGACTGATTTAAGTGTTAGTGTAAGTTCACAGTCCAACTCTCCGAGAAAATCGACTCCTGATAGTACATCTGAAAATGAATCGAATAGTTTAGTTACTAG taTAAGACTAAATGATCTAAAGCCCAAAAACCCGTTGCTAAATCCAATGAACATAACATCAAAGTTACATTATAAAGAGGACAAAACACTCCAAAAAGCAACTGTAGAATTTCAAAACCCAAAAGTCACCCTCAAAAGATCTGATAGCAGTAAATATAGAAAACCTTCAGCCACAGTAAAGAATAATTACGAAACTTGTTTTTCTGCCACTGATATTGTATTAAAACCGGGATTAAATGAAATCACTGTTGAGTATATTGCGAAAAAATGTGGCAAATTTAAGCTAGGACAAGTTTCGTTGCTAGTAGAGGGTAAATTAGAGTTTTTATCCAATGCACTTATTGCTACTAAGATGGGTTATGAGGTGGAAACGCAGGGTGTTACcgtttatttgaataaagttgaaCCTAAAAAGGACTTGGTGGCAGGAATAGAACAGCAAATGGAATTAGTGGTCAATAGTGGAAGTTCTAAGATTCAAGAG aacGCGTCAATAGTCTTGCGAACTTCGACTGGTCTACAAATACGACTGACAGATGACAAGTCTCAGATGTCCCGTGAAATATCCGTTCCTATTGAGGCAATAGATCCATTCCAAACGACTAAAATACAGCTTCGTTTGTTCTCAAACTTACAACCAAAGAGGGAGAAGAATATTGAACATATG GTATGGTTAACCTGTCCATGGTGGGATGCGGCCATGGAAGTACCTCTACACTTCGTACCACCTATGTCAGCCTCCTGGCGACTCCTGACCTCCAACACCAGGAAACTGATCCATGTGACCCTTAAATCTTCTGTGGTACATCCAATGCGTTTTTCGCTCTCAAATCCAACCCTAGACTGCGGTGCGAATAACAATGTGTCCGATTTGAATCCAAAGAATGCCGGAGATCTG ATTGTCGATTCAGATGGTACAACTGCATCATTCATGTGGGAGTTGCTTAAAGACCCTCTGGTAAAAGCAGTACCAATGAAAGCCACGTTTGCAGTCAACTATAGCCTTACTAAAGATGGACCTTCTAGAAGGTTCTGTTGTCCATTCGACATACAGGATTATACTACGCTTTTCGTCATTAGGACGAAATTGGAGCCGGGGAAAGGCTCTGATTTTTGCAGAGCATCTCAAGTTTGTTGTTTACATCTTACAGTGCAAAGG gtCAACGAAACTGAACACACGTCTCTCATGTATGAAGTGCTGGCTGACCAAACTATGTGGGCAGTGCTCGGTCGTACTGCAG GGGTAATAACGATGGAGTCGCGGTCGGCAGAAGGGCAGAGTGTATCATTAGATGTAATGCCGTTGGGTGCTGGTTACCTGCCACTGCCCGCTGTACGTCTCTCCAAATACATCGCTGCTAACACCAGAG